The Populus nigra chromosome 4, ddPopNigr1.1, whole genome shotgun sequence genome contains the following window.
CGGCGGGATAAGATGGGGCTTTTTCCCAGCGAGATTTGCAGATAGACGCGTCATATCCGAGACCCAACAAACCATCGGTAACAATCTTCCTGCAAACATCATCTTTTCGCTTAGAGATCTTGTTTTTATCAACGATCTTCGCTGTATCCGCCAGCAAATTCCTCTCACAAACACTTGCACACGGCACCAAACTCTGCCCCCATAGAAGAAACCCAGTGATTTTAGCAAacgaaaacattaaaaaatatattcaatcccacaccattaatttaattaccttcagAATTTCACACGCTTCGGCAGAAGAGGAAAGGTTAGAATCTCCAAAACCACCAAACGAGTCGAACTCGTCTTCAGAGCTATCGTTACAATTTCTGTTGAAGCAGTTACAGCGATTACGGTTACACCTAACCGATGTTTGCTTATCGTTGTTCTCCTCGAGGAAGTTCTGCACCATCTTCGCCAAGCAAACCGAGCTCGGCTCGAGCTCGTTAGAGCCGTCCTTCGAATGCGATTCCTCGATGGCTCCGACCTTCTCAGCAGCTGAATTTCTCAGGAACTGCCTCTCAAACAGCCGCTTCAATCGCGATTTCACCACGGGCTTTACTGGCTCGAACCGGTGAGCGACCGACTCATTCAGTGTTTGATAATCAATTGGCTGGATCTTCATCGGAAAAGGCATGATCACTATGATCAACGACACTAGAATGAAAAAACCCTCCCCACTCTATAAAATCCTCaccttcattttttaattattaatcgcTGCAAATATAGTACACAAAAAcctcaaaaaccctaaaatactACCGGTAATTAAATGAGGTTAGTGGAGCTTTAAAATGCTCTGCTCTACACATCGATTAAATGAAGCAGCAGAAACATTGATA
Protein-coding sequences here:
- the LOC133690739 gene encoding uncharacterized protein LOC133690739, giving the protein MPFPMKIQPIDYQTLNESVAHRFEPVKPVVKSRLKRLFERQFLRNSAAEKVGAIEESHSKDGSNELEPSSVCLAKMVQNFLEENNDKQTSVRCNRNRCNCFNRNCNDSSEDEFDSFGGFGDSNLSSSAEACEILKSLVPCASVCERNLLADTAKIVDKNKISKRKDDVCRKIVTDGLLGLGYDASICKSRWEKAPSYPAGEYEYIDVIISGERLLIDIDFRSEFEIARSTKSYKSLLQILPSIFVGKADRLQKIIAIVSDAAKQSLKKKGMPTPPWRKTEYIKAKWLSPHTRTAPPLSSKETDPQLEREQTLVQNAIAELGLSCQEKNSVADDTELGGSVYALSSEGSVAEDEVIVVKEWKPPEVKPKSLQIGIKIVTGLAAVIEDEP